A DNA window from Shewanella baltica contains the following coding sequences:
- a CDS encoding pseudouridine synthase → MTASARAAQPSYIVLPVNVTDIPTVFAFLAQHFARIGEDVWRQRILDGKVHWRDGSLIALDTEYRPAARVYYYREVPVEAKIPFEEQILFQDDNVILAYKPHFLPVTPSGNYVNECLVHRLRLRTGIDTIAPAHRLDRETAGVILMTVAPETRALYHQLFIDDAIRKDYQAIAKLTPEIIEQYQQGNLTLPLHWTVKNRMQPSDPSFTMKIVEGEANTHSEISLVAIKGDLGLFHLSPITGKTHQLRVHMQSLGMPLLNDRFYPSLLPKGPDKFATPLKLMAQRLRFIDPVSGIHHDVQCEGFAF, encoded by the coding sequence ATGACTGCATCTGCCCGCGCCGCCCAACCTTCTTACATAGTGCTCCCTGTGAATGTCACAGATATACCCACAGTGTTTGCCTTTCTCGCGCAGCATTTTGCCCGCATAGGTGAAGATGTGTGGCGTCAGCGGATCCTCGATGGAAAAGTGCATTGGCGCGATGGCAGTTTGATCGCCTTGGACACCGAATATCGTCCTGCAGCACGGGTGTATTACTACCGTGAAGTGCCGGTCGAAGCGAAAATTCCCTTTGAAGAACAGATCCTATTCCAAGATGACAATGTCATTTTGGCCTATAAGCCACACTTTTTACCTGTGACTCCAAGCGGTAATTATGTGAACGAATGTCTGGTACATAGACTGAGATTACGCACCGGCATAGACACTATCGCGCCTGCTCATAGGCTTGATCGTGAAACCGCAGGGGTGATCTTGATGACAGTCGCTCCCGAAACCCGCGCCCTTTATCATCAATTATTTATCGACGATGCTATTCGTAAAGACTATCAAGCGATTGCCAAGCTGACACCTGAGATTATTGAACAATATCAACAGGGAAACTTAACGTTACCCCTGCATTGGACGGTAAAAAATCGCATGCAGCCGAGCGACCCGAGTTTTACCATGAAAATCGTTGAAGGCGAGGCAAATACCCATTCCGAAATCAGTCTGGTGGCCATAAAAGGCGATCTTGGTTTGTTCCACCTGAGCCCAATTACCGGCAAAACTCACCAGTTGCGGGTGCATATGCAAAGCTTAGGTATGCCATTGTTAAACGACAGATTTTATCCAAGCTTATTACCCAAAGGGCCGGATAAATTTGCGACGCCTCTTAAGTTGATGGCGCAGCGTTTACGTTTCATTGACCCTGTGAGTGGGATCCATCACGACGTGCAATGTGAGGGTTTTGCGTTTTAG
- a CDS encoding LON peptidase substrate-binding domain-containing protein: MQTREMALLMRDALLLPQGRVEVRVVDPGHLRMVADVFKGKYALAFATIRPRGSPPCYPTATQCDIIDFNQLEDDSLSIVLEGRQRVSILSAAQAKDKLWMARTLPCRNWQEEPIKGEFELISAALEQFYEVNPDLFELYSQVHLEDAAWVSQRWLEVLPMYNKDKLVLVNQPDCHKTLDFVLQLIKSHVD, translated from the coding sequence GTTACTCATGCGCGATGCCTTGTTGCTGCCACAGGGACGGGTAGAAGTTCGTGTGGTCGACCCCGGTCATCTGCGCATGGTGGCCGATGTCTTTAAAGGAAAGTATGCGCTCGCCTTTGCCACCATCAGACCCCGCGGCAGTCCGCCCTGTTATCCCACCGCTACCCAGTGCGACATTATCGATTTTAATCAGCTAGAAGACGATTCACTCAGCATAGTGCTCGAAGGGCGCCAGCGCGTCAGTATCCTCTCGGCGGCGCAGGCCAAAGATAAGTTATGGATGGCGCGCACTTTACCCTGCCGTAACTGGCAAGAAGAGCCGATTAAAGGTGAATTTGAGCTAATAAGCGCTGCATTAGAGCAGTTTTATGAGGTGAATCCCGATCTGTTTGAGCTCTATTCTCAAGTGCATTTAGAAGATGCTGCATGGGTAAGCCAACGCTGGCTCGAGGTTTTACCCATGTATAATAAAGACAAATTAGTGTTAGTGAATCAGCCCGATTGCCACAAAACCTTGGATTTCGTGCTGCAACTTATCAAGTCCCATGTGGACTGA